In the genome of Candidatus Omnitrophota bacterium, the window CCGCATCAATGTCTGGATTAATGCGAAGAGCGATTTGTACAATTTTTTTTAGTTTCTTTGCAATTCGATTTATTTCTTCAAGCTCTTCTTTGGACTCGACATTAAAAAGTAGAATTTTTTCCTTGATTGCTAAAGTGATTTCTTGTTCGGTTTTTCCCGCAGATGCAAAACAAATTGTTTTTGGATTAGCACCTAAGCGAATTGCTTTTCGGAGCTCTCCTTCTGAGACAATATCGATACCCGCGCCTTGGTTGAGCAGTGTTTTTACAATCGCCGCATTGCCGTTTGATTTCATAGCAAAGCATACTAGCGGGTTAATGGAAGCAAAAGCATCTTTGATCTTTTGAAAATGTTCCACTAATGTTTTGTGACTGTAAAGATAAAATGGTGTGCCAACTTTCTTGGCAATAGTGCTGACTTTTACAGATTCACAATAAAGTTCATTATTTTTAAATTTAAAGTCATGCATTGAGTTTTTTCTTCCACTTTAAAAGTTGTGCGTAGACCATACTAGGGTTTGTTGACCCGAAGGATTTTTTGTTTAAAATAGAGGTTTTTGGGTTAAGCAATTTCTTGACGTCAGTAGAAAAACTTTGTGAATATTCCTTAAGTTGTGACGTTGTTAAATCAGAAATTTTTTTGTCTTTATCCAAGCAATCTTTAACCATTTTTCCAATTGTATCATGTGCTTCTCGATAGGAAACACCTTTTTTGATTAAATATTCCATGATATCCACAGAAAAAAGTGCTTCATTCTGAATTTCTTTTTCAATGGATCGCTTTTTAATTGTAATCCCTTTGAATAACGCTGACAACACCTCAAGCATTTGTTTCACGGTATCAACGGATTCAAACAATGGTGGTTTGTCAAGCTGCATATCTCGGTTGTACGTTAGAGGAAGTCCCTTCATCAGATTTAAGATTTCTGATAAATTTCCGTAAATTTTTCCTGTTGTTCCGCGAATAAGCTCTAAGACATCAGGATTCTTTTTATGCGGCATAATCGATGATCCTGTGCAAAAGGCAGCATCAATATCGATGAAATTAAATTCGTTTGTAACCCATAAAATTAAGTCTTCAGAAATTCGTGAAAGATGCATGGCAACAATTGAGAGCGATGAAATAATTTCAATTACAAAATCTCGATCGCTAACGGCATCGATACTGTTTTCTGAAACAGCCTTTAATCCTAATTTTTTTGCTACGAAAGCACGATCTATTTTTAATGATGTCCCTGACAAGGCACAGCTTCCTAAAGGTAAAACATCGAGGCGTTCCCCAGCATCTAAAAGACGCGCTTTGTCTCGTTGAAGCATTTCAACATAAGCTAGCATATGATGCGCGAGCAAAACAACTTGAGCAGACTGCAAGTGCGTGTACGCAGGAATAATTACGTCTTTATTTTTAAGGGCGAAATCTAAGATGGATGTCTGCAAACTATTGATTTCTTTGAAAAGCAAGGCGATTTGATCAAGGCAATACAAGCGAATATCAAGTGCAATTTGATCATTTCGAGATCGTGCTGTGTGGAGCTTATCGCTAGCTGATCCAATTTGTTTTTTTAGA includes:
- the argH gene encoding argininosuccinate lyase — protein: MNKLWGGRFTKESSKLADDFSFSISYDKCLAKYDIAGSIAHAQMLDKCKIIPKKDANKIVSGLKKIEKQILTEKFKFDLKAEDVHTNIQSALKKQIGSASDKLHTARSRNDQIALDIRLYCLDQIALLFKEINSLQTSILDFALKNKDVIIPAYTHLQSAQVVLLAHHMLAYVEMLQRDKARLLDAGERLDVLPLGSCALSGTSLKIDRAFVAKKLGLKAVSENSIDAVSDRDFVIEIISSLSIVAMHLSRISEDLILWVTNEFNFIDIDAAFCTGSSIMPHKKNPDVLELIRGTTGKIYGNLSEILNLMKGLPLTYNRDMQLDKPPLFESVDTVKQMLEVLSALFKGITIKKRSIEKEIQNEALFSVDIMEYLIKKGVSYREAHDTIGKMVKDCLDKDKKISDLTTSQLKEYSQSFSTDVKKLLNPKTSILNKKSFGSTNPSMVYAQLLKWKKKLNA